The Treponema pectinovorum genome includes a window with the following:
- the argC gene encoding N-acetyl-gamma-glutamyl-phosphate reductase, whose amino-acid sequence MYKVFIDGKEGTTGLKIYERFAKRTDIEILLIDEEKRKVPAERAKMINSSDYTFLCLPDSASIEAVKLCTNPNVKIIDASTAHRTNPDWAYGFPELSAEHRKKIASSKRVAVPGCYASGFASLVYPLVKNNIISPDYPLVCHAVSGYSGAGKKAIEQYNSPERNIELDSPRLYALTQEHKHLPEMALISGLKYKPIFNPYICDYFSGMSVTVSIHTRLMQKKLTGEELTSIFKEQYNSSKFVKCADFMGQDILSENFIAANTLAGTNNMQIFICGNDERLVLTSRFDNLGKGASGAAVQCMNIMMAIDEGTGL is encoded by the coding sequence ATGTACAAAGTTTTTATCGACGGAAAAGAAGGCACAACAGGTTTAAAAATCTACGAAAGGTTTGCAAAACGCACAGACATAGAAATTCTTTTGATAGACGAAGAAAAACGCAAAGTCCCAGCAGAGCGTGCAAAAATGATAAATTCCTCGGATTATACATTTTTGTGTCTGCCAGATTCTGCCTCTATAGAAGCGGTAAAGTTATGTACAAATCCCAATGTAAAAATAATTGACGCATCAACTGCACACAGAACAAATCCAGATTGGGCTTATGGATTTCCAGAACTTTCAGCAGAACACCGAAAAAAAATCGCTTCATCAAAAAGAGTTGCAGTTCCAGGATGTTACGCTTCGGGTTTTGCGTCGCTTGTTTATCCGCTTGTTAAAAATAATATCATTTCACCAGATTATCCTTTAGTCTGCCACGCAGTTTCTGGCTATTCAGGAGCAGGAAAAAAAGCAATAGAACAATACAACTCTCCAGAACGAAACATCGAATTGGATTCTCCGCGCTTATACGCTTTAACGCAGGAGCATAAGCACCTTCCAGAAATGGCTCTCATAAGCGGATTAAAATATAAACCGATTTTCAATCCTTACATCTGCGATTATTTTAGCGGAATGTCGGTTACAGTCAGCATTCATACTCGCCTGATGCAAAAAAAATTGACAGGCGAAGAACTCACATCAATTTTTAAAGAACAATATAATTCGAGCAAATTCGTAAAATGTGCGGACTTTATGGGACAAGACATCTTAAGCGAGAATTTTATAGCAGCAAATACACTCGCAGGCACGAACAACATGCAGATATTCATCTGTGGAAACGACGAAAGGCTCGTTCTTACAAGCCGCTTTGACAATCTCGGCAAAGGGGCAAGCGGAGCCGCAGTCCAATGCATGAACATAATGATGGCAATAGACGAAGGCACAGGTCTTTAA
- a CDS encoding ABC transporter ATP-binding protein — protein sequence MAKIELKGITKIYDGNVLAVERSNVTIEDREFCVFVGPSGCGKSTTLRMIAGLEDITGGELYIDGELMNDIPPKDRNIAMVFQDYALYPHMTVYDNMAYGLKIRKVDKAEIERRVREASRILDLDNYLDRKPKALSGGQRQRVAVGRAIVRSPKVFLFDEPLSNLDAKLRVQMRAEIADLHHRLQATMIYVTHDQIEAMTMGTKIVVMSEKRIQQIGAPIYLYNHPINKFVAGFIGTPPMNFFKVKIAEKNGKVVAEEGTFSLVPTETQQKHLKAYVGKEVWFGVRPEDLEYQDAPASVNNMSVKVTNKEPLGAETHVFVQIQNSKVVAKCQPTVNPKIGDTVNFTPNMEKAKFFAMDTEINICEPEIERTW from the coding sequence ATGGCTAAGATTGAACTTAAAGGCATTACAAAAATTTACGACGGTAACGTTCTCGCCGTAGAAAGATCAAATGTAACTATAGAAGACCGCGAATTTTGTGTATTCGTAGGTCCATCTGGTTGTGGAAAATCGACAACACTCCGCATGATTGCAGGTTTGGAAGACATCACTGGTGGTGAACTTTACATCGATGGCGAGTTGATGAACGATATTCCGCCAAAAGACCGCAACATTGCAATGGTATTCCAAGATTATGCTCTTTATCCACACATGACAGTTTACGACAACATGGCCTACGGACTTAAGATTCGAAAAGTAGATAAAGCAGAAATTGAACGCCGTGTTCGCGAAGCATCTCGCATTCTCGATTTGGATAACTACCTTGACCGTAAGCCAAAGGCTCTTTCTGGTGGACAAAGACAGCGCGTTGCAGTAGGACGAGCAATAGTGCGCTCACCAAAAGTATTCTTGTTTGACGAACCTCTTTCTAACCTCGATGCAAAACTCCGTGTACAGATGCGTGCTGAAATTGCAGATTTACATCATCGCTTGCAGGCTACAATGATTTACGTTACACACGACCAGATTGAAGCGATGACGATGGGCACAAAAATCGTTGTAATGTCGGAAAAACGCATTCAGCAGATTGGCGCTCCTATATACCTTTACAATCATCCAATCAACAAATTTGTTGCAGGCTTTATCGGAACTCCTCCAATGAACTTCTTTAAAGTAAAGATTGCAGAAAAGAACGGCAAAGTTGTAGCAGAAGAAGGAACATTCTCTCTTGTTCCAACAGAAACTCAGCAGAAACATTTAAAAGCATACGTTGGAAAAGAAGTTTGGTTTGGAGTTCGCCCAGAAGATTTGGAATATCAGGATGCACCAGCATCTGTGAATAATATGTCTGTAAAAGTTACAAACAAAGAACCACTCGGAGCAGAAACCCACGTATTTGTTCAAATTCAAAATTCAAAAGTTGTAGCAAAGTGCCAACCAACAGTAAATCCAAAAATTGGCGACACTGTGAACTTTACTCCAAATATGGAAAAAGCAAAGTTCTTTGCAATGGATACAGAGATAAACATCTGCGAACCAGAAATCGAAAGAACTTGGTAA
- a CDS encoding O-acetylhomoserine aminocarboxypropyltransferase/cysteine synthase family protein gives MADFSNTHFETKQLHIGQETPDPASDSRAVPIYQTSSYVFRNAQHAADRFGLSDAGNIYGRLTNSTQDVLEKRIAALEGGSATLAVASGAAAITYAIEALAQNGDHVISQKTIYGGTYNLLKHTLSKFGVETTFVDVHNLKEVESAIKPNSKILYLETLGNPNSDIPDLDALIELGHKHELAVIVDNTFGTPYFIRPLEHGADVVVHSATKFIGGHGTTLGGIIIESGKSNWKNSKFPTLSQPNKSYHGVSFVDAAPNAAFVTYIRAILLRDQGAAISPFNAWALIQGTETLSLRLERHAENTKKVVEYLAKHPKVQKVNHPSLATHPDNALFKKYFPNGGASIFTFEIKGGREAAWAFIDNLQIFSLLANVADVKSLVIHPASTTHSQLSPAELEDQQITQSTIRLSIGTEHIDDIIADLARGFAAVK, from the coding sequence ATGGCAGATTTTTCTAATACACATTTTGAAACAAAACAATTACATATTGGGCAGGAAACTCCAGACCCTGCGTCAGATTCAAGAGCTGTTCCAATTTATCAAACAAGTTCGTATGTTTTTCGTAATGCGCAACATGCGGCAGACAGATTTGGACTTAGCGATGCGGGTAACATCTACGGTAGGCTCACAAATTCCACACAAGACGTTTTAGAAAAAAGAATTGCTGCACTGGAAGGTGGCTCTGCGACTTTGGCAGTTGCTTCTGGGGCTGCGGCAATTACCTACGCGATTGAAGCACTTGCACAAAATGGCGACCATGTTATTTCGCAAAAGACAATCTACGGTGGAACGTACAACCTTTTAAAGCACACTTTGAGCAAATTCGGCGTTGAAACAACTTTTGTCGACGTTCACAATCTTAAAGAAGTTGAATCGGCAATAAAACCAAATTCAAAAATCTTGTATTTAGAAACCTTAGGAAATCCTAATTCCGACATTCCAGATTTGGATGCGTTAATTGAATTGGGGCACAAACATGAGCTTGCAGTTATAGTAGACAATACTTTTGGAACTCCGTATTTTATTCGTCCGCTTGAACACGGAGCAGATGTTGTCGTTCATTCTGCAACAAAATTTATAGGCGGGCACGGAACAACTCTAGGCGGAATCATAATTGAATCTGGAAAATCAAACTGGAAAAATTCCAAATTTCCAACTTTGTCGCAACCAAACAAAAGTTATCACGGAGTGAGTTTTGTGGATGCTGCTCCTAATGCAGCATTCGTAACCTACATTCGTGCAATTTTACTCCGCGACCAGGGGGCTGCAATTTCACCTTTTAATGCTTGGGCATTGATTCAAGGAACAGAAACGCTTTCGCTCCGACTTGAACGGCACGCAGAAAACACAAAAAAAGTTGTCGAATATTTAGCAAAGCATCCAAAGGTGCAAAAGGTAAATCATCCGTCGCTTGCAACACATCCCGACAATGCGCTTTTTAAAAAGTATTTTCCAAACGGTGGAGCTTCGATTTTTACTTTTGAAATAAAAGGTGGGCGCGAAGCTGCTTGGGCATTTATCGACAACTTGCAGATTTTTAGTTTGCTTGCAAATGTTGCCGATGTAAAATCGCTTGTAATTCATCCTGCTTCGACAACACATTCTCAGTTAAGCCCAGCGGAATTGGAAGACCAGCAGATTACACAAAGCACAATCCGACTTTCGATTGGCACCGAGCATATAGACGACATAATTGCCGATCTTGCGCGGGGTTTTGCAGCAGTAAAATAA